Proteins encoded together in one Psychrobacter sanguinis window:
- the rplD gene encoding 50S ribosomal protein L4, producing MNLKTVTGAAVELSDTAFGREFNEALVHQVVTAYLAGARQGTRAQKTRAEVSGGGKKPWRQKGTGRARAGSTRSPVWVGGGRAFAAKPQDWSQKVNRKMYRGAMQCILAELVRQDRLILVENISVSAPKTKELISKLEELNAPRALIVTNEVDENLYLAARNIPHVNVLGTNEVDPVSLIAFDKVIMSVDAAKQFEEALA from the coding sequence GTGAATTTAAAAACTGTTACAGGCGCAGCGGTTGAGCTGTCTGACACGGCATTTGGTCGTGAATTCAACGAAGCCCTCGTTCACCAAGTCGTCACTGCTTATTTAGCAGGCGCACGTCAAGGTACCCGCGCACAAAAGACTCGTGCTGAAGTTTCTGGCGGTGGTAAAAAACCATGGCGTCAAAAAGGTACAGGTCGTGCTCGTGCTGGTTCTACTCGTAGCCCAGTATGGGTTGGCGGTGGTAGAGCGTTTGCTGCTAAGCCACAAGACTGGTCACAGAAAGTGAACCGTAAAATGTATCGCGGTGCGATGCAGTGTATCTTAGCTGAGTTGGTTCGCCAAGACCGTCTAATTTTAGTTGAAAACATTAGTGTTTCAGCTCCAAAGACTAAAGAACTAATTAGCAAATTGGAAGAACTTAATGCTCCAAGAGCATTAATCGTGACCAATGAAGTTGATGAGAATCTATACTTAGCTGCCCGCAACATTCCACATGTGAATGTTCTAGGTACTAACGAAGTGGATCCAGTTAGCTTGATTGCGTTTGATAAAGTCATCATGTCTGTTGACGCAGCGAAACAATTTGAGGAAGCACTAGCATGA
- the rplC gene encoding 50S ribosomal protein L3, with translation MAIGLVGKKCGMTRVFTETGASIPVTVVEVDANRITQIKTNDTDGYQAIQVTTGERRDSRVTAAQKGHFAKAGVKAGRGTWEFRVTEEELEGREAGSEIAADLFEAGQLVDVTGQSKGKGFQGGVKRHNFSMQDATHGNSVSHRVLGSTGQNQSPGKVFKGKKMPGQMGNKRVTVQGLEIVSVDAEKGLLVIKGAIPGANGGDVIVRPSIKA, from the coding sequence ATGGCGATCGGTTTAGTCGGTAAGAAATGCGGCATGACCCGTGTCTTCACTGAAACAGGCGCTTCTATCCCTGTAACGGTTGTTGAGGTCGATGCAAACCGCATTACTCAAATTAAAACCAATGACACTGACGGCTATCAAGCCATCCAAGTAACCACTGGTGAGCGTCGTGACAGCCGCGTAACTGCAGCACAAAAAGGTCACTTTGCTAAAGCTGGCGTTAAAGCTGGCCGTGGTACATGGGAATTCCGTGTTACAGAAGAAGAACTTGAAGGACGTGAAGCGGGTAGCGAAATTGCTGCTGACCTATTTGAAGCAGGGCAACTTGTGGATGTTACAGGTCAAAGTAAAGGTAAAGGCTTCCAAGGTGGCGTAAAACGTCATAACTTTAGTATGCAAGATGCTACACACGGTAACTCAGTATCGCATCGCGTATTGGGTTCAACAGGTCAGAACCAAAGCCCAGGTAAAGTTTTCAAAGGTAAGAAAATGCCAGGGCAAATGGGTAACAAACGCGTTACCGTTCAAGGACTTGAAATCGTGTCAGTAGATGCTGAAAAAGGTCTTCTCGTCATTAAAGGTGCCATTCCAGGCGCCAATGGTGGCGATGTCATCGTACGTCCGTCAATCAAAGCCTAA
- the rpsJ gene encoding 30S ribosomal protein S10, protein MANQRIRIRLKSFDHRLIDQSAQEIVDTAKRTGAQVCGPVPLPTRIERFNVLTSPHVNKDARDQYEIRTHKRMLDIVQPTDKTVDALMKLDLAAGVDVQIALG, encoded by the coding sequence ATGGCTAACCAGAGAATCCGTATCCGACTAAAGTCTTTTGATCATAGATTGATCGATCAGTCGGCACAAGAGATTGTCGATACCGCAAAGCGCACTGGTGCGCAAGTTTGTGGTCCTGTACCGTTGCCTACTCGCATCGAGCGTTTCAACGTCCTAACCTCGCCACACGTCAACAAAGACGCGCGAGATCAGTACGAGATTCGTACTCATAAGCGTATGCTTGACATCGTGCAACCAACTGATAAAACAGTTGATGCGTTGATGAAATTGGACTTGGCTGCTGGTGTAGACGTTCAAATCGCATTGGGTTAA
- a CDS encoding Rne/Rng family ribonuclease: MSEELLINVSPMESRVAVLDNGVVSEVYIERHNKLGLVGNIYLGTVVRVLPGMQAAFVEIGQSRTAFLHVNDMRRLPRPTAVEEKSSEPRHHTKQEPRVLTSMPVDRSAHLAENKGQGTHNVDSIVHDSGASILSHSVDSTMSSTAKVEVEPTGLREKQSALADESANLQNDLIDNGLSDSSVVEKNLFEADSPDKVGNAITQADTKPVPVKERQIIEPPRHELIQYRLHEGQKILVQVTKDQLGTKGARLTTNISLPSRYLVYLPSSEHIGISQRIDNEEERLRLKTELAQLMQTVNLTGGLIARTAAERVPVAKLEEDIYYLVQLWRTIQARKEASAGSGQSAVLIYQELSLPLRSIRDLVHPDTEKVIVDHEGMYNEVRQFAKEFVPFIYSRILPYMGEQPLFDVHRVEEDLRDALKRRVDLKSGGYLIIDQTEAMTTIDVNTGSFVGGRSLEDTVYKTNLEATHAIARQLRLRNLGGIIILDFIDMLEQEHKDDVLQSLQQQLSQDYAKTKITQVSELGLVEMTRKRTRESLEQQLCEPCKTCEGKGFIKTAETVCFEIFREIMRCARTYNSPKKFTVVAHASVIDLLLSSEADTVADLEYLLGRVITFEVENLYTQEQYDIVLD, encoded by the coding sequence ATGTCAGAAGAGCTACTCATTAATGTCAGCCCAATGGAATCTCGAGTTGCCGTTTTGGATAATGGTGTGGTCAGTGAGGTTTATATTGAGCGTCATAATAAGCTTGGCTTAGTGGGCAATATTTATTTAGGTACGGTGGTCCGAGTATTACCGGGCATGCAAGCAGCTTTTGTTGAAATTGGTCAATCGCGTACTGCCTTCTTGCACGTCAACGATATGCGCCGCTTACCCCGTCCCACTGCCGTAGAAGAAAAGTCTTCCGAACCTCGTCATCATACCAAACAAGAGCCTAGAGTATTAACCAGTATGCCGGTTGATCGCTCCGCACATCTTGCTGAAAATAAAGGTCAGGGCACACATAACGTTGACTCTATAGTCCATGATTCAGGAGCTTCAATACTATCCCATAGTGTAGACAGTACCATGTCTAGCACGGCTAAGGTAGAAGTTGAGCCTACTGGTCTAAGAGAAAAACAGTCAGCATTGGCAGATGAATCTGCAAATCTACAAAATGATTTAATAGACAATGGTTTGTCAGACAGCAGCGTAGTCGAAAAAAACTTATTTGAAGCAGATTCTCCCGATAAAGTAGGCAATGCCATTACTCAAGCAGATACCAAGCCTGTGCCTGTTAAAGAACGTCAAATTATTGAGCCACCTCGTCATGAGCTGATTCAATATCGTTTGCATGAAGGTCAAAAGATATTGGTACAGGTTACCAAAGACCAACTAGGCACTAAAGGCGCTCGGTTAACCACCAATATCTCATTACCCTCACGCTATCTGGTTTACCTGCCTTCTAGTGAGCATATCGGCATCTCACAGCGTATTGATAATGAAGAAGAGCGCTTACGCTTAAAGACTGAGCTTGCGCAGTTAATGCAAACGGTGAATTTAACGGGTGGATTAATTGCCCGTACTGCCGCTGAGCGAGTACCGGTAGCCAAATTAGAAGAAGATATTTATTATTTAGTACAGCTATGGCGCACAATTCAAGCCCGTAAAGAGGCGTCAGCAGGCAGTGGACAGAGTGCTGTTCTTATCTATCAAGAGCTATCGTTGCCTCTACGTTCAATCCGTGATTTAGTACATCCTGATACTGAAAAGGTCATTGTCGACCATGAAGGGATGTATAACGAAGTGCGTCAGTTTGCCAAGGAGTTTGTGCCTTTTATATACTCGCGCATTCTGCCTTACATGGGTGAGCAGCCTTTGTTTGATGTGCATCGAGTTGAGGAAGACTTACGAGATGCATTGAAGCGTCGAGTAGACTTAAAGTCAGGCGGTTATTTAATTATTGATCAAACCGAAGCGATGACCACTATCGACGTTAATACTGGTTCCTTTGTGGGCGGGCGTTCTCTAGAGGACACCGTTTACAAGACCAATTTAGAAGCTACTCATGCTATTGCTAGACAACTGCGCTTAAGAAACCTAGGTGGCATTATCATTCTTGACTTTATTGATATGTTAGAGCAAGAGCATAAAGATGATGTATTACAGAGTTTACAACAGCAGTTGTCACAAGATTACGCCAAGACTAAGATTACTCAGGTTAGTGAGCTAGGTTTGGTAGAGATGACCCGAAAACGTACCCGTGAGTCTCTAGAGCAACAGCTGTGCGAGCCTTGTAAGACATGTGAGGGTAAGGGGTTTATCAAGACCGCGGAAACCGTTTGTTTTGAGATTTTCCGTGAAATTATGCGCTGTGCCCGTACTTATAACTCTCCGAAGAAGTTCACAGTTGTGGCCCATGCGTCGGTGATTGATTTACTGCTGTCTTCAGAGGCGGATACGGTGGCAGATTTAGAATATTTATTGGGTAGGGTCATTACTTTTGAAGTGGAAAATCTCTATACTCAAGAGCAATATGACATCGTATTAGATTAA
- a CDS encoding Maf family protein, with the protein MKIILASTSPRRQDLLALADIQFITQAVDVDESVLSEEIPQDYIVRMVQAKADAAAEVIKQSGSSDKNSTATNPEQKQKEHYLVITADTIGVLADGVSILVKPTDKNDAFAMWQKMSDTQHAVWTAVQLSVVDSVGKVIHTDNILEKTEVTFIELDKAAMEAYWATGEPTDKAGGYAIQGKGAAWVERINGSYSNVVGLPLAQTLAAIKRIEQQFCE; encoded by the coding sequence ATGAAAATTATTTTGGCTTCTACTTCCCCGCGTCGTCAAGACCTTCTAGCACTGGCTGATATTCAGTTTATTACTCAAGCAGTAGACGTGGATGAGAGTGTCTTATCTGAAGAGATACCACAGGATTATATTGTACGTATGGTACAGGCTAAAGCAGATGCGGCGGCTGAAGTGATTAAGCAGTCTGGTAGTAGTGATAAAAACTCTACGGCAACTAATCCTGAGCAAAAACAAAAAGAGCATTATTTAGTCATAACGGCCGACACAATTGGGGTTCTTGCTGATGGTGTCTCTATTCTAGTCAAACCCACAGACAAGAACGATGCATTTGCCATGTGGCAAAAGATGTCTGATACTCAGCACGCAGTTTGGACAGCAGTTCAGCTAAGCGTTGTTGATAGTGTAGGCAAAGTTATCCATACCGATAATATCTTAGAGAAAACAGAAGTCACTTTTATTGAGCTAGATAAGGCTGCCATGGAAGCTTACTGGGCAACTGGAGAGCCTACCGATAAAGCAGGTGGGTACGCTATTCAAGGTAAAGGTGCTGCTTGGGTCGAGCGTATTAATGGCAGTTATTCGAATGTAGTGGGGCTACCACTGGCCCAAACCCTCGCTGCTATTAAGCGTATTGAACAGCAATTTTGTGAATAA
- the mreD gene encoding rod shape-determining protein MreD, which translates to MMKTPLSPLQSLMVIIASFVVASVINIYPMGLDASLLRPMALIMVLIFWLIFKPGYVGVVTAFAIGIISDLLLDTRLGQQAFAAVIMAFSIRFMGQYIKQLNLSVAWTVATIGLIVFQLTLWGVQYMTQNILFTSALFSLLVSIVTWPLVFFALHRFLRRY; encoded by the coding sequence ATGATGAAAACTCCTTTAAGCCCTCTACAGTCCTTAATGGTGATTATTGCCAGTTTTGTGGTAGCTTCCGTCATCAACATTTACCCTATGGGATTAGATGCATCATTGCTGCGCCCGATGGCACTAATTATGGTGCTTATTTTTTGGCTAATTTTTAAGCCGGGTTATGTGGGTGTGGTGACTGCTTTTGCCATTGGTATTATTTCAGATTTGTTATTAGACACCCGTCTTGGTCAGCAGGCCTTTGCAGCAGTCATAATGGCATTTTCGATTCGTTTCATGGGGCAATATATTAAGCAGCTGAATTTATCGGTTGCCTGGACAGTGGCCACCATTGGATTGATTGTGTTCCAATTGACTTTATGGGGCGTACAATACATGACCCAAAATATACTTTTCACTAGTGCCTTGTTTAGTTTACTGGTCAGTATTGTTACTTGGCCTTTGGTCTTTTTTGCCCTTCATCGATTCTTAAGAAGGTACTAA
- the mreC gene encoding rod shape-determining protein MreC has translation MPTTLFAQYNLTIRKTVAVLLVAMILMLLDSKNPDWFNPIRDASHSAMQPIYQMSVLPSFVSHWADGTLMSKEALRRENVQLHAQLLNAQAKLQQQDYVLAQNARLQGILSTTKPDQYDLNLAQVIGTDTNPLKQIVVLNKGSKDGVEVGQTAIDENGILGQIINVYPNTSRLLLITDELQSVSVTVRRTGQRAIVSGEGSPSALKLDYIFKTSDIRIGDELISSGLGGRFPAGYRVGRVEYISPEQNENFMNIEVTPEADFVNSSYVLIMQDSKHSPNYKDDRFTGSLELTQTPYVPMSRPSGTE, from the coding sequence ATGCCAACGACTCTCTTTGCTCAGTACAATCTTACCATAAGAAAAACAGTGGCCGTGTTGTTGGTCGCTATGATTTTGATGTTACTGGATAGCAAAAATCCGGATTGGTTTAATCCTATTCGTGATGCCAGTCACTCCGCTATGCAACCGATTTACCAGATGTCAGTTTTACCAAGCTTTGTTAGTCACTGGGCTGATGGTACTTTGATGAGTAAAGAGGCGTTGCGCCGTGAGAATGTACAGCTGCATGCACAGTTGCTAAATGCTCAAGCCAAACTGCAGCAGCAGGACTATGTTTTGGCCCAGAATGCCCGTTTACAAGGTATTTTATCGACCACTAAACCGGATCAATATGATTTGAACTTGGCGCAAGTTATCGGTACTGATACCAATCCTTTAAAGCAGATCGTTGTGCTTAATAAAGGCAGTAAGGATGGGGTGGAAGTGGGGCAAACAGCCATTGATGAAAATGGTATTTTAGGCCAAATTATCAATGTTTATCCGAATACCAGTCGTTTGTTACTCATTACCGACGAGCTACAGTCAGTATCAGTGACCGTAAGAAGGACAGGACAGCGCGCCATTGTATCAGGGGAAGGTTCGCCCAGTGCCTTAAAGTTAGACTATATTTTTAAGACTTCAGATATTCGTATTGGTGATGAATTAATCTCTTCTGGTTTAGGAGGCCGTTTTCCAGCCGGCTACCGAGTAGGTCGTGTTGAGTACATCAGTCCTGAACAAAACGAAAACTTCATGAATATTGAAGTGACACCGGAAGCAGATTTTGTAAACAGCTCTTATGTGCTGATTATGCAGGACAGTAAACACTCTCCAAACTATAAAGACGATCGCTTCACAGGATCTTTAGAGTTGACTCAGACCCCTTATGTTCCCATGAGTCGTCCTAGTGGGACTGAGTAA
- a CDS encoding rod shape-determining protein, which produces MNPFGFLSNNIAIDLGTANTLIYAPGKGVVLDEPTVVALRSNRTQNPTVAAVGIDAKQMLGRTPDNITAIRPLKDGVIADFEVTQKMLKHFINKVKARRFLAQPNVVVCVPCKSTLVERRAIREAVSSAGANKVFLLEEPMAAAIGADLPVHEASGSMVVDIGGGTTEIAVISLSGCVYADSIRIGGDIFDEAIITHVRRNHGCVIGETTAERIKQSVGSAIDEDAKLEVEVRGRSMAEGVPKTLTVTSEEVQKALSDSLTGIVSAVKTALEQTPPELSSDIAERGIVLTGGGALLRNLDKLISKETGLPVTVADDPLTCVSRGGGAALSFINNKSLNMIFV; this is translated from the coding sequence ATGAACCCGTTTGGATTTCTATCTAACAATATCGCCATTGACCTTGGTACTGCCAATACATTGATTTATGCGCCTGGAAAGGGTGTGGTTCTCGATGAGCCTACAGTAGTGGCTCTGCGTAGTAATCGTACTCAAAATCCAACTGTGGCTGCTGTCGGCATCGATGCAAAGCAAATGCTAGGTCGTACCCCAGATAACATTACCGCAATCCGTCCTTTAAAAGATGGGGTGATTGCAGATTTTGAGGTGACTCAAAAGATGCTGAAACACTTCATCAATAAAGTAAAAGCAAGACGCTTTTTGGCTCAGCCAAACGTCGTGGTTTGTGTGCCTTGCAAATCAACGCTTGTAGAGCGCCGTGCCATTCGTGAAGCGGTATCCTCAGCCGGTGCTAATAAAGTTTTCTTATTAGAAGAACCTATGGCTGCTGCTATTGGTGCAGATTTACCAGTGCATGAAGCCAGTGGGTCAATGGTAGTAGATATCGGTGGTGGTACCACAGAAATCGCTGTTATTTCATTGTCAGGCTGTGTTTACGCCGATTCTATTCGTATCGGTGGCGATATCTTCGATGAGGCAATCATCACTCATGTACGCCGTAACCATGGCTGTGTTATCGGTGAAACCACTGCTGAGCGTATTAAGCAAAGCGTAGGTTCGGCGATTGACGAAGATGCCAAGCTTGAGGTAGAGGTACGTGGGCGTAGTATGGCAGAAGGTGTGCCTAAGACCCTAACCGTAACTTCTGAAGAAGTCCAAAAAGCATTGAGTGATTCTTTGACCGGTATCGTTAGTGCGGTTAAAACTGCCCTTGAACAGACTCCACCTGAATTGTCATCAGACATCGCAGAACGTGGCATTGTATTAACCGGCGGTGGTGCTTTACTACGTAACCTTGATAAGTTAATTTCTAAAGAGACCGGTCTGCCTGTGACCGTTGCGGATGACCCTTTAACTTGTGTTAGCCGTGGTGGCGGTGCTGCTTTATCATTTATTAATAACAAAAGTTTAAATATGATTTTTGTCTAA
- the gatC gene encoding Asp-tRNA(Asn)/Glu-tRNA(Gln) amidotransferase subunit GatC, with translation MTNNSTPNSQTPISDIREDQICTTDILEVAKLSRLAVDEKAAQNFADDIAKILTMMQTLSSVDTDDLTPLANVHEAAQELRADIPNADIDRELNQSVAPAVEQGLYLVPQVIE, from the coding sequence ATGACTAACAACAGCACACCAAATTCGCAAACGCCTATTAGCGATATTCGCGAAGACCAAATCTGCACCACTGACATTCTAGAAGTTGCTAAACTGTCTCGTCTGGCCGTAGATGAAAAAGCGGCACAAAACTTTGCCGATGACATCGCCAAAATCTTAACCATGATGCAAACGCTTTCTAGTGTAGATACCGATGATTTAACACCTCTTGCCAACGTTCATGAAGCAGCACAAGAGCTCCGTGCTGATATCCCTAATGCTGATATTGACCGTGAGTTAAATCAGTCTGTCGCACCAGCGGTAGAGCAAGGTCTATATTTGGTACCTCAAGTCATTGAGTAG
- the gatA gene encoding Asp-tRNA(Asn)/Glu-tRNA(Gln) amidotransferase subunit GatA translates to MSDLHHLSVAQLADGLKNQQFSSVELTDHFLKRINKLDEKINSFITVDEEGARQVAKAADEKRSSGDTSALLGLPMAHKDLFCTKGLLTTSGSKMLHNFVSPYDATIVTNIRNAGAVCLGKLNMDEFAMGSDNESSYYGAVHNPWDTSRVPGGSSGGSAAAVAAGFVPFATGSDTGGSIRQPASFCGLTGMKPTYGRVSRFGMIAYASSLDQAGTFGRSSEDCAYLLQPMAGHDPRDATSIKRDVPNYVAEMHDAAQKADANKPFTGLRIGVAKEYFGEGLDSEVDSKVRAALKQYEDLGATIVEVNITDPAITLATYYMLAPAEASSNLSRFDGVRFGYRCEDPKDLADLYTRSRSEGFGDEVQRRILMGTYALSAGYFDAYYTKAQKVRRLILEDFIKAFEKCDVIASPTAPTAAYKLGADLDPVTMYLGDVYTIGVNLAGLPAISMPAGFTESGLPVGLQLIGNHWDDSKLLSTAHIFQQHTDYHTKLSATAQESI, encoded by the coding sequence ATGTCTGACCTACATCACCTATCCGTTGCTCAGCTTGCCGATGGTCTCAAAAACCAACAGTTTAGCAGTGTGGAATTGACTGATCACTTTTTAAAGCGCATCAATAAGCTTGATGAAAAAATTAACAGCTTTATCACAGTTGATGAAGAAGGCGCACGTCAAGTAGCCAAAGCGGCAGATGAGAAGCGCAGCTCGGGCGATACTTCAGCATTACTTGGCCTGCCAATGGCTCATAAAGACTTATTTTGTACCAAAGGCTTACTCACCACTTCTGGCTCAAAAATGCTGCACAACTTTGTGTCGCCCTATGATGCCACGATTGTTACCAATATTCGTAATGCAGGTGCCGTGTGCTTAGGTAAGCTAAATATGGATGAGTTCGCTATGGGCTCTGACAATGAAAGCTCTTACTATGGCGCTGTACATAACCCATGGGACACAAGCCGCGTCCCTGGTGGCTCATCTGGTGGCTCTGCGGCCGCTGTTGCAGCAGGCTTTGTGCCTTTTGCAACGGGTAGTGATACTGGGGGCTCTATTCGTCAGCCTGCCTCATTCTGTGGCTTGACCGGTATGAAACCGACTTACGGCCGTGTGTCTCGTTTTGGTATGATTGCTTATGCCTCAAGTTTAGACCAAGCTGGTACGTTCGGGCGCTCAAGTGAAGACTGTGCTTATTTATTGCAGCCTATGGCCGGTCATGACCCTCGTGATGCCACCTCTATCAAACGCGATGTACCAAACTATGTCGCCGAAATGCACGACGCTGCTCAAAAAGCAGACGCTAACAAACCTTTTACTGGACTACGTATTGGGGTAGCCAAAGAGTACTTTGGTGAAGGTTTAGATTCAGAAGTGGATAGCAAAGTTCGTGCTGCTCTTAAACAGTATGAAGATTTGGGCGCTACTATTGTGGAGGTCAATATTACTGACCCCGCTATTACCTTAGCCACCTATTATATGCTAGCACCTGCTGAAGCCTCTTCTAACCTATCTCGTTTTGATGGGGTTCGTTTTGGCTATCGCTGTGAAGACCCAAAAGACCTAGCAGATTTATACACCCGTTCACGCTCTGAAGGTTTCGGTGACGAAGTACAGCGCCGTATCTTAATGGGTACTTACGCTCTATCTGCTGGTTACTTTGATGCTTACTACACCAAAGCGCAGAAAGTACGCCGCTTAATCCTAGAAGACTTTATCAAAGCGTTCGAGAAGTGTGATGTGATTGCCAGTCCAACTGCACCTACGGCAGCTTATAAGCTAGGAGCAGATTTAGATCCAGTAACCATGTATCTTGGTGACGTTTATACCATCGGTGTTAACTTAGCCGGTCTTCCTGCCATTAGTATGCCTGCAGGCTTCACTGAATCAGGCCTGCCAGTCGGTCTACAATTAATTGGCAACCATTGGGATGACAGCAAGTTATTATCGACGGCTCATATATTCCAACAACACACTGACTATCACACTAAACTATCGGCTACTGCACAGGAGAGCATCTAA
- the gatB gene encoding Asp-tRNA(Asn)/Glu-tRNA(Gln) amidotransferase subunit GatB produces MTAITESNTTHQPVRKELLIDGYEVVIGIEIHCQLNTESKIFSSSSTKFGNEPNTQASIVDLGLPGVLPVLNAGLIERALKFGIGVNAELGMLNTFDRKNYFYPDLPKGYQITQMANPIVGKGYIDIVVNEGEKNEYGKRIGITRGHLEEDAGKSVHDAVAGMTGIDLNRAGTPLIEIVSEPDMRSSKEAVAYIKAIHQLVTWLDISDAIMAEGSFRCDCNVSVRQPGAEFGTRTELKNLNSFRNIENAINREIERQIDIIEDGGQVIQATMLYDPVNDETRIMRTKEDADDYRYFPDPDLLPVRIEQETVEAIRNSMPELPVARRARFEEAFGLSEYDARILTDSRELADYFEAVLESVGSEHAKLAANWIMGDLLGALNKDDKTITDSPITEVQLAGLLKRLNDNTLSGKLAKQVFTALYDGEGGTDADAADKIIEAKGLKQETDTGAIKAMVEEVIANNQTMVDEYKGGKEKAFNGLVGQVMKASRGKANPQQVNQILKEILG; encoded by the coding sequence ATGACTGCTATCACTGAAAGTAACACCACACACCAGCCTGTTCGCAAAGAATTATTAATCGACGGCTACGAAGTGGTCATTGGTATTGAAATCCACTGCCAACTCAATACAGAAAGTAAAATTTTCTCAAGCTCGTCTACTAAATTTGGTAACGAGCCAAACACTCAAGCCAGTATCGTAGACTTAGGTTTACCTGGTGTATTGCCTGTGTTAAATGCGGGCTTGATTGAACGCGCTTTAAAATTCGGTATCGGGGTTAATGCTGAGCTTGGCATGCTAAATACTTTCGACCGTAAAAACTACTTCTACCCTGACCTTCCTAAGGGCTACCAAATCACTCAAATGGCTAATCCCATCGTCGGTAAAGGCTATATCGATATCGTAGTCAATGAAGGCGAGAAAAACGAATACGGCAAACGTATCGGTATCACCCGTGGTCATCTAGAAGAAGATGCAGGTAAATCTGTGCATGACGCCGTAGCAGGTATGACAGGTATCGACTTAAACCGTGCTGGCACGCCGTTAATTGAAATCGTCTCCGAGCCAGACATGCGTTCTTCCAAAGAAGCAGTAGCCTATATCAAAGCCATTCATCAGTTGGTAACTTGGTTAGACATCTCTGATGCCATAATGGCAGAGGGTTCGTTCCGCTGTGACTGTAACGTCTCTGTGCGTCAGCCAGGTGCAGAATTCGGTACCCGTACTGAGCTTAAAAACTTAAACTCTTTCCGCAATATCGAAAACGCCATTAACCGCGAAATCGAGCGTCAAATTGATATTATTGAAGACGGTGGTCAAGTGATTCAGGCCACTATGTTGTATGATCCTGTCAATGATGAAACTCGCATCATGCGTACCAAAGAAGATGCCGATGATTATCGCTACTTCCCAGACCCAGACTTACTGCCAGTTCGCATTGAGCAAGAAACAGTAGAGGCTATTCGTAATAGCATGCCAGAACTGCCTGTTGCCCGCCGTGCTAGATTCGAAGAAGCCTTCGGTTTATCTGAATATGATGCTCGCATCTTGACCGACAGCCGTGAATTGGCAGACTACTTCGAAGCGGTGCTTGAATCTGTAGGCTCTGAGCATGCCAAGCTGGCTGCTAACTGGATTATGGGTGATTTACTTGGCGCCTTGAACAAAGATGACAAAACCATCACCGACTCCCCTATCACTGAAGTGCAATTGGCTGGCTTGTTAAAGCGCTTAAATGACAATACTTTATCGGGTAAACTAGCGAAGCAAGTGTTTACTGCCTTATATGATGGTGAAGGCGGTACAGACGCAGATGCGGCCGATAAGATTATTGAAGCCAAAGGTCTAAAACAAGAGACAGACACCGGTGCTATCAAAGCTATGGTGGAAGAAGTGATCGCCAATAACCAAACGATGGTAGATGAATATAAAGGCGGTAAAGAGAAAGCCTTTAATGGTTTAGTCGGTCAAGTGATGAAAGCCAGTCGTGGTAAAGCCAATCCGCAACAAGTTAACCAAATTTTGAAAGAGATTTTGGGCTAA